The following are encoded together in the Deinococcus soli (ex Cha et al. 2016) genome:
- a CDS encoding ABC transporter permease: MNSTKLQGWLLALPGLIFVALCLVLPLARTLREGGVTLDVWRDPYFQGRLAWTLTQASVTAGVAALIGVPLAFLLSRFEVRGKGLFLRLLLLPFVTPTLVAVLGLSALLGPQGWVTRLTGVDLSDTPTLLVLGNLFFNVPVLVRLSYAGFARVPGNVVGAARSLGASAWRAALGVALPLALPGVLAGVVLVFLYSALSFGLPLALGGERFATLEVEIYTLTALQLRLSEASALIVGQLGFTLLATWAYVALSRGGVGVPSGGLPRARGGARAALLGLGGVVTLVCFAPLVAVVVRGVLGTSGFTLAYWQGVLADEATPLLVWNTLRFGLMALAGATLLGGLYALGAWRAGSRALDLVSLLPLMISPVSLAVGYLLAYPVLAATLPMLIAAYTLLAWPLVVRSLLPTLRAIPPRLFEAARSLGATRGAAFRSVTVPLAFPAVRGGGALALATVLGEFGATLVLTRPEWATLSTGLYERLGRPGERNLGEACALATTLLILATLAFTLLDGGEGEVT, encoded by the coding sequence ATGAACAGCACGAAACTCCAGGGCTGGCTCCTCGCCCTGCCCGGCCTGATCTTCGTGGCACTCTGCCTCGTCCTCCCCCTGGCCAGAACGCTGCGCGAGGGTGGCGTGACCCTGGACGTGTGGCGTGACCCGTACTTTCAGGGTCGCCTCGCGTGGACCCTGACGCAGGCGAGCGTGACGGCGGGCGTGGCGGCGTTGATCGGGGTGCCGCTGGCGTTTCTGCTGTCGCGGTTCGAGGTGCGGGGGAAGGGGTTGTTCCTGCGCCTGCTGTTGTTGCCGTTCGTGACGCCGACGCTGGTGGCGGTGCTGGGGCTGAGTGCATTGCTGGGCCCGCAGGGGTGGGTGACGCGCCTGACCGGGGTGGACCTGAGTGACACGCCGACGTTGCTGGTGCTGGGGAACCTGTTCTTCAACGTGCCGGTGCTGGTGCGCCTGAGTTACGCGGGGTTCGCGCGGGTGCCGGGGAACGTGGTGGGGGCGGCGCGGTCGCTGGGGGCGTCGGCGTGGCGGGCGGCGCTGGGCGTGGCGTTGCCCTTAGCGCTACCGGGGGTGCTGGCGGGGGTGGTGCTGGTGTTCCTGTACTCGGCGTTGAGTTTCGGGTTGCCGCTGGCGCTGGGCGGCGAGCGGTTCGCGACGCTGGAGGTGGAGATCTACACGCTGACGGCGCTGCAGCTGCGCCTGTCGGAGGCGAGTGCCCTGATCGTGGGCCAGCTGGGCTTCACGCTGCTGGCGACCTGGGCGTACGTGGCGCTGTCGCGGGGTGGAGTGGGGGTTCCGTCGGGTGGCCTGCCGCGCGCGCGGGGCGGGGCGCGGGCCGCGCTGCTGGGGCTGGGTGGGGTGGTGACGCTCGTGTGCTTCGCGCCGCTGGTCGCGGTGGTGGTGCGGGGCGTGCTGGGCACGTCGGGGTTCACGCTGGCGTACTGGCAGGGCGTACTGGCGGACGAAGCGACGCCGCTGCTCGTGTGGAACACGCTGCGCTTCGGGCTGATGGCCCTGGCGGGCGCCACGCTGCTGGGCGGGCTGTACGCGCTGGGCGCGTGGCGGGCCGGGTCGCGGGCGCTGGACCTGGTGTCGCTGCTGCCGCTGATGATCTCCCCGGTCAGCCTCGCCGTCGGATACCTGCTGGCGTACCCGGTGCTGGCCGCCACGCTGCCCATGCTGATCGCGGCGTACACGCTGCTGGCGTGGCCGCTGGTGGTGCGCTCGCTGCTGCCCACGCTGCGGGCCATACCGCCGCGGCTGTTCGAGGCGGCCCGTTCCCTGGGCGCCACGCGCGGCGCGGCGTTCCGGTCCGTCACGGTGCCGCTGGCCTTCCCGGCCGTGCGGGGCGGCGGGGCGCTGGCCCTGGCGACCGTTCTGGGCGAGTTCGGCGCGACCCTGGTCCTCACGCGGCCCGAATGGGCCACCCTCAGCACCGGGCTGTACGAACGCCTGGGCCGCCCCGGTGAACGCAACCTCGGTGAGGCCTGCGCGCTGGCGACCACACTCCTCATCCTCGCCACGCTGGCCTTCACGCTGCTGGACGGCGGCGAGGGCGAGGTCACATGA
- a CDS encoding thiamine ABC transporter substrate-binding protein, whose product MRTTLTVLAALAVASASSAQTTPAQTTLTVITHDSFDVDKKLIAAFETQNRAKVRFIKGGDAGELLNRLILTRRAPIGDVVYGLDNSLLPRARQAGILQPYRSPALSRVPAAYRLGDDGLLNTVDYGFVALNYDRAWFEKNKVALPKTLDDLKTPAYAKLTVVQSPATSSPGLAFLLATVNHYGEAGAWQWWRAARAGGMKVTRGWSDAYYKDFTKNGGRYPIVLSYASSPAAEVFYADGFNPAKLPAQAPTANLFLPGSTYTQLEGVGILKGTKQAALARKFVDFMLSAPVQTDIPTRMWIYPAVKGTPLNPVFTFAQQPQAATVKADIAANPQRLVDAWVTQVLRAR is encoded by the coding sequence ATGCGTACCACACTGACTGTACTTGCCGCACTCGCCGTCGCCAGCGCCTCCAGCGCCCAGACCACCCCAGCACAGACCACCCTGACCGTCATCACGCACGACTCGTTCGACGTGGACAAGAAACTCATCGCCGCGTTCGAGACGCAGAACCGGGCCAAGGTGCGCTTCATCAAGGGCGGCGACGCCGGGGAACTTCTGAACCGCCTGATCCTCACCCGCCGCGCCCCCATCGGCGACGTGGTGTACGGCCTGGACAACAGCCTGCTGCCCCGCGCCCGGCAGGCCGGTATTCTCCAGCCGTACAGGAGCCCCGCGCTGTCCCGCGTGCCCGCCGCGTACCGCCTGGGCGACGACGGCCTGCTGAACACCGTCGATTACGGCTTCGTGGCCCTGAACTACGACCGCGCGTGGTTCGAGAAGAACAAGGTCGCACTGCCCAAAACCCTCGACGACCTGAAAACCCCCGCCTACGCCAAACTCACGGTCGTGCAGAGTCCCGCCACGAGCAGCCCCGGCCTCGCGTTCCTGCTGGCCACCGTCAACCACTACGGCGAGGCGGGCGCGTGGCAGTGGTGGCGCGCCGCCCGCGCGGGCGGCATGAAAGTCACGCGCGGCTGGAGTGACGCGTACTACAAGGACTTCACCAAGAACGGCGGCAGGTACCCCATCGTGCTGTCCTACGCCAGTAGCCCCGCCGCGGAAGTCTTCTACGCCGACGGTTTCAACCCCGCCAAACTTCCCGCGCAGGCCCCCACCGCCAACCTGTTCCTGCCCGGCAGCACCTACACGCAGCTGGAAGGCGTGGGCATCCTGAAAGGCACCAAACAGGCCGCCCTCGCCCGGAAATTCGTGGACTTCATGCTGAGCGCCCCCGTCCAGACCGACATCCCCACCCGCATGTGGATCTACCCCGCCGTGAAGGGCACCCCCCTGAACCCCGTGTTCACCTTCGCGCAGCAGCCCCAGGCCGCCACCGTGAAAGCCGACATTGCCGCCAACCCCCAGCGCCTCGTGGACGCGTGGGTCACGCAGGTGCTGCGCGCGCGGTGA
- a CDS encoding NUDIX domain-containing protein, with protein MRNLLVWVVMQDEGGRVLLGRRDGSAYGHGLWGLPGGGVERGEGLPEAAAREVWEEMGLTLDPAGLSLLGVRRYEVDGAQGTDFLFRARFWQGEPQPLHKTSEVAWFAPDALPPDALPWIAPLLDAHLRRGARLTEQLRDVREARVIA; from the coding sequence ATGCGGAATCTGCTCGTGTGGGTGGTCATGCAGGATGAGGGGGGCCGCGTGCTGCTCGGGCGCCGGGACGGCTCGGCGTACGGGCATGGCCTGTGGGGCCTGCCGGGTGGCGGCGTGGAGCGCGGCGAGGGTCTGCCCGAGGCGGCCGCGCGCGAGGTCTGGGAGGAGATGGGCCTGACCCTCGACCCGGCCGGGCTGTCCCTGCTGGGTGTGCGCCGCTATGAGGTGGACGGCGCGCAGGGCACGGATTTCCTGTTCCGCGCGCGGTTCTGGCAGGGCGAGCCGCAGCCGCTCCACAAGACCTCCGAGGTCGCCTGGTTTGCCCCCGACGCGCTGCCCCCGGACGCCCTGCCGTGGATCGCGCCGCTGCTGGACGCCCACCTGCGGCGCGGGGCGCGCCTGACCGAGCAGTTGCGCGACGTGCGCGAGGCCCGGGTGATCGCGTGA
- a CDS encoding NUDIX domain-containing protein, whose translation MTFHLVAWLIVQDHAGRVLLGRRSGSSYADGLWGLPGGHVEVGETLAQAAAREGLEEVGLRVNPAALTCLGACRYDLDGMGGLDVFFLTCDWAGEPTPLEKTSEVGWFDPHALPGDALPWLPGVLDAHLRGGVRLSEMLDGWAAVRGVPLAEH comes from the coding sequence GTGACGTTTCATCTGGTGGCGTGGCTGATCGTGCAGGACCATGCGGGGCGGGTGCTGCTGGGCCGCCGCTCCGGGTCGTCGTACGCCGATGGGCTGTGGGGCCTGCCGGGCGGGCACGTGGAGGTGGGGGAGACGCTGGCGCAGGCGGCGGCCCGCGAGGGGCTGGAGGAGGTGGGCCTGCGCGTGAACCCGGCGGCCCTGACCTGCCTGGGAGCCTGCCGCTACGACCTGGACGGCATGGGGGGCCTGGACGTGTTCTTCCTGACCTGCGACTGGGCGGGCGAGCCCACACCACTGGAGAAGACCTCCGAGGTCGGGTGGTTCGACCCGCACGCCCTGCCGGGGGACGCCCTGCCGTGGCTGCCGGGCGTGCTGGACGCGCATCTGCGCGGCGGGGTGCGCCTCTCGGAGATGCTGGACGGCTGGGCGGCCGTGAGGGGCGTGCCGCTGGCCGAGCACTGA
- a CDS encoding MarR family winged helix-turn-helix transcriptional regulator: MNGSPTLTPTPVVDDLYGLVRLILRLSRRVHHVLDEPLETALGLNTKELLVLASVMDGADTPGAVAQAQNLPAPTVTRMVTKLVQAGLVRRVTDPSDLRVQRLELTPDGQATRARTRAVAQDIVHAHFGHLPPERVQAALTALAALDAALHAPCPTPGDPQ, translated from the coding sequence ATGAACGGAAGTCCCACCCTCACCCCCACCCCAGTCGTGGACGACCTGTACGGCCTCGTCCGGCTGATCCTGCGGCTGTCCCGGCGCGTGCACCACGTCCTGGACGAGCCGCTGGAAACCGCGCTGGGCCTGAACACCAAGGAACTGCTTGTGCTGGCCAGCGTCATGGACGGCGCCGACACGCCCGGCGCCGTGGCGCAGGCTCAGAATCTCCCCGCGCCCACCGTGACCCGCATGGTCACCAAGCTCGTCCAGGCGGGCTTGGTGCGCCGCGTCACCGACCCCAGCGACCTGCGGGTGCAGCGCCTGGAACTCACGCCCGACGGGCAGGCCACCCGCGCCCGTACCCGCGCGGTCGCGCAGGACATCGTCCACGCGCACTTCGGGCACCTGCCCCCCGAGCGCGTGCAGGCGGCGCTGACCGCGCTGGCCGCCCTGGACGCCGCCCTGCACGCCCCCTGCCCCACTCCCGGAGACCCGCAATGA
- a CDS encoding MDR family MFS transporter, with protein MTPTPAAPTHSGLNEREKILAFVGILTVLFLSSLNLTVVGSAMPRVISDLGGFHLYAWAFTAYSLATTITIPIVGTISDRYGRRPLILLGIAVFTLGSVLLGFVQNMEQLIILRAVQGIGGGTLMAMSFTAIADLFTPIERGRYQGYTGAVWGVSSVVGPLVGGFLTDHLGWRSVFFVNLPFALLAAYFIWRYFRLPAPGARGHFDALGALLLGVSVTTLTLALSWGGGTYAWGSAPILGLLAATLVTFGAYAWHSARQERPILDLRLLKDRGIAIASLAGFLTSAGMYAAILYLPLYMQGVRGSSASGSGLALAPLMFGMILTSTLSGQVVSRTGRYKTLILIGGIVATGALLLASTLGTATPILIAVGIMVLLGLGLGPVNSQLTLAVQNAAPREQLGSATSGNQFFRQIGGTLAVSLFGALVNAHLNANLAAQLPEQARTLPAPVQDAIANPNLLTSPQATAQLGAGLGQLGDANLLQPILDALRGVMAGAIDQVFLVSAVLVGLAFLATIALPERPLKGRTGLAPRAEKIEVSAAD; from the coding sequence ATGACCCCCACCCCTGCCGCGCCCACACACAGCGGCCTGAACGAACGGGAGAAGATCCTCGCGTTCGTGGGCATCCTGACTGTGCTGTTCCTGTCCAGCCTCAACCTCACGGTTGTCGGCAGCGCCATGCCCCGCGTCATCAGCGACCTGGGCGGCTTCCACCTGTACGCCTGGGCGTTCACCGCGTACTCCCTGGCGACCACCATCACGATTCCCATCGTCGGGACCATCAGCGACCGCTATGGCCGCCGCCCACTGATCCTGCTCGGCATCGCCGTGTTCACCCTCGGCAGTGTGCTGCTGGGCTTCGTGCAGAACATGGAGCAGCTGATCATCCTGCGGGCCGTGCAGGGCATCGGCGGCGGCACCCTGATGGCCATGAGCTTCACCGCCATTGCCGACCTGTTCACGCCCATCGAACGCGGCCGTTACCAGGGTTACACCGGCGCCGTGTGGGGCGTCAGCTCCGTCGTGGGGCCGCTGGTCGGGGGCTTCCTGACCGACCACCTGGGCTGGCGCAGCGTGTTCTTCGTGAACCTGCCCTTCGCGCTGCTCGCCGCGTACTTCATCTGGCGGTACTTCCGCCTGCCCGCCCCTGGCGCCCGCGGCCACTTCGACGCCCTGGGCGCGCTGCTGCTGGGTGTGTCCGTCACCACCCTGACCCTGGCGCTCTCGTGGGGCGGCGGCACGTACGCCTGGGGCAGCGCCCCCATCCTCGGGCTGCTGGCCGCCACCCTGGTCACGTTCGGCGCGTACGCGTGGCACAGCGCCCGCCAGGAACGCCCCATCCTCGACCTGCGCCTCCTGAAGGACCGGGGCATCGCCATCGCGTCCCTCGCGGGCTTCCTGACGAGCGCCGGCATGTACGCCGCGATCCTGTACCTCCCGCTGTACATGCAGGGCGTGCGCGGCAGCAGCGCCAGCGGCAGCGGTCTGGCCCTCGCGCCGCTGATGTTCGGCATGATCCTCACCAGCACCCTCAGCGGGCAGGTCGTCAGCCGCACCGGCCGTTACAAGACCCTCATCCTGATCGGCGGGATCGTCGCCACCGGCGCGCTCCTGCTCGCCAGTACGCTGGGCACCGCGACCCCCATCCTGATCGCCGTGGGCATCATGGTCCTGCTGGGTCTGGGCCTGGGTCCCGTGAACAGCCAGCTGACCCTGGCGGTGCAGAACGCCGCGCCGCGCGAACAGCTGGGCAGCGCCACCAGCGGCAACCAGTTCTTCCGGCAGATCGGCGGCACCCTGGCCGTCAGCCTGTTCGGCGCGCTCGTGAACGCCCACCTGAACGCCAACCTCGCCGCGCAGCTGCCCGAACAGGCCCGCACGCTGCCCGCCCCCGTGCAGGATGCCATCGCCAACCCGAACCTGCTGACCAGCCCGCAGGCCACCGCGCAGCTCGGCGCGGGCCTGGGCCAACTGGGCGACGCGAACCTGCTCCAGCCCATCCTGGATGCCCTGCGCGGCGTCATGGCCGGCGCGATCGATCAGGTGTTCCTGGTGTCCGCCGTGCTCGTGGGCCTCGCGTTCCTGGCGACCATCGCCCTGCCCGAACGGCCCCTGAAGGGCCGCACCGGACTCGCCCCGCGCGCCGAGAAGATCGAGGTCAGCGCCGCCGACTGA